Genomic window (Rhododendron vialii isolate Sample 1 chromosome 4a, ASM3025357v1):
ATGTCAGCAGCAGCTTTGGATATTTTTTGTGAGCCAATGTTGCAGCTGATCTAATGGAAGTTCCCTGTAATTTTGGTCGATCATTGTTGtagtaaaaaaattcatttattcAGTCTTTCACGTATATGAAGATATTACACAACAATTTTGAGCGACCTAACTTTTACGGATGAGGTTGTAAATCAACTTGGGTTCTAATTAAACATTACCAAGTAGGGAAAGGGCATTCAAGGGGGGTTTATAGAAGTTACTTGGCCATATATTGTAATGGAAAGGGCATTGAGAAAGTTGTACTTTTCATTAGTCTCTCGTACTTCAATGGTTTTCCAGTGATGGGGTGTGCGCAGTAGAATGGAAAATCCATCCCTTCTCAAAGTTTGCAAAAGATAATGGAACTGGGGAATGCTAGcaaattgttttactttttaatttgcTTGACCTGTGTTTGTTCAAATAAGTGATTTGAATTCTGTACGGGCCGGTATgtaccattttttagcaaaccCAGCACCCTAGAACTGTAACTCCGTTTCTGCTCAAATACTAATCGATTCAATTTTTTCTAAATCTGTTGAATATGGAAAAATAACAGCCACGATAAATTCGGGACAGTATTTAGTATCTTATCAGTAGTGGTACCTAGCACAGTAACAACACACTACTAAGAAACAAGTACTCAAGCTGGTACGATATGTGGAATTTTGGTTCAATACCCGGAATTTTGGTTTAAATTGCTTATTTGATAAGCAAAATCAAGAATAAGCAACCGTGTTTCGTTATCAGATTGTTTATTTGCTTGTTTTTTGTTGCTGAATTTTCTTTAATAAGCAACTAAGCAATCCAAGAACAGCCAAGTGTACCTTGGAAATTACTTCTCCTCCCATGGTAGGTGTCTCTTCGAAAACGACGTGGTTCGAAGAACCTTGCAGGTTGAAAAGGGGAGGTAGCTTGAAACTATTTGACAAAACGAGCATGTTGAGGACGGGAGGTACCATGAAATTGTTTTTCTCGCGGTTTAAATAACCTCAAatgttgaaattatttttgataaaacGACTTTATATAACATATCCCTGTCTGTTGAAATTGTTTTGATAAGCGACTTTATTTAACATCTTTGTCTGTTAGAAATTGTTTTCACAAGGGGCTTTCTAAATACAACTGCAAATTTACTGCATACAACCTGTTTCCCTCATGTATGTGTACACTATCGGGCGCAAGATCTTTGATGAGTACTATGATGTCTTTGATATTACAAATCGTTGTAATCATCAAACATGAGGGCGTCGAGCTGACCAAACATGAGACTACCGtttcagaaactttcttaaaaaataagcagtttatttcatattttcaaactaaaaaataatgtaaatgaaaaatatttttttaattttttttatatcgtataaaagatctcatcgagatctttcaaataaaattataaaagaaaaaattgatagttaaaataaaattaagaacTGTTCATAGGTTAGTTTAACTTTACACCGGTACACTTGCTCTAAGATTCTACACATTGGTGGCACATGTTTGGCACATGCTTTGTAAGCTTCTCTTGGAAGCCGAGagagttctttctttttttgtatccTGGAAAACCAATAGCATTAGTTCACTcgagaaagaaaattgaaaaagaaaaacgtgGCTGTGCACTGTGTGTTCGTGTGTTTCGGTGGGAAACGAAAAGGTGTAAGAGCAGATTCTGTTCTCCTGAGTTTGGCAGCTTCTTCGGATCTTTGGGGGCTGATTTGTTCTCAGTTTGGAGCTCTCCATTCCGGCTGTTtgttgagggtttttttttccatctaaTTTGGTGAGTTCTTCTCCTCTTGgttgttgtatttgttggataCACCTTAGGGTGTTTGTGAGATCTTGTATCTCTTGTAAACCCATTTGTAAGAACCTTTGTCGATAGTGGAATCGGATTCCGGTCCCGTGGACATACCTCACATTTTTTGGGGAACAACGTAAAAATTCcttgtgtttgtttggtttgtgatttgcGCATTTTGGATTTGTTTCGCTgcagttttattattttcttcgtGATTTACTTGTGGGATCCTTgcatatttttcccaacaaaacTAAGAATTTTAGTGGAGAATTGGATTATGTTTTGTGTTCTAGTGTCAGCTTGTGCAGACATTAGATTAATCCCTACAGTCCCTCCTGCAATCATTTCGCACGCTTAAACATGCAGTGAGATGGTCTGAATATGTATGTTTTTGAAATACACGTACAAGTAGGATCATTTGCAAGTAGTGATGGCAAAACCGTTCAGTTCAAATTGACGAATCCAAACATAACGTAATGATATTGTCGACTTCAACACTATATGCGAATTGATTGTCGTGGCTTATAATTGAATCTTGGCTGTGTGGTAGGTTTTCCTGTTTTGCTAAGGTTTTGTGGTGGTCTATTGATCTTGGGGGAAGGAAGGAGTATGCAGTGCTTGATGTTGATTAGTTTGAGTAGATTATCATCAGTGCATTTGCTTAAGATTGAATGCCAGTTGTTTACTGACTTCTTACAATTCTTGCTTCTTAATTTGTAGGCGAGTTCTTAGCTTGTCGTTATCTGCCTGTTAGTGGCCCTTCAATGGCATCTTCTGCAATAAACTCCGGTGCCTTGGTTGCTTTACAAGAATTAAATTCTGCTTCTCCACACTTTAAGCAAGGGGCTTCTCTTCGAGTTACTGGGAGGTGAGTAATTCATTGCTTCACCACTTCTAGTTCTGTCAAAAGTAGAGATTCTAATGTTTTCGTTCATGTTTCGTTGTCTTTTTGTTAACCGTTGCAATGTTGTTAGTGACATAGGGAAGATTGTAGGCTTTGTAGCTAAGTCAATGTACTCACCAGTCACCAGAGAGATATAGCATGTGCTCATTTGAATGCTACGTACGagaagttaaaaataaaaagaaaaaggagaaaaacaaaatggacACACTTGGAATGCTATTTTGGATTCCATGAACTGATTCCATATCTAAGTTTATAGAGACAGCGTGAGTTCGGTATTAGATTTCTATTGCAATTTGAGAAATTTAACTTATCTGATTTTCCCTTCAGGCTGCAAGAGTATTCAGTTGAGAATGCAGCTGCGCTAATTATTGATGGCAGTGGTACCCTCAAAATTGACACCCAGCACCTAAATCTCAATCTTCGGCTCGGATCAATCTACCAGTTCATTGGAGAGCTACTTATTCAACCCAACAATGAGGTAAGAGAAGTCTCTTTTTCCTTCCATATGTTtgctcacaagtcacaaccaCATAACGAATGGCTTCATAAAGATGGGTATACAGAATATGCTTGGCTGATGTCCATGCTTGACTATTGACCTTCcttcaaaataaagtttgtcTTCCCTTGTTCATCATGTCTATGGCTTAAATTGCTTGATATGTGAATCCTACCTGTTCATAAAGAGGCGTATGCAGTTTGTTGTAGTTGGTAGAGGTGATAAACGCTGCAGCAAACATAGTTTGTGCATAATCTACACACACTTTCAACAGCACGGGCGTTGGCTTTAAGAATAGTTACTTTTCTGTTCTCCAGGCAATCTTGAAGGCACGAGTGGGTAGAAATGTAGATGGTATCGACCTCAACCTCTACTACCAGTCACTGAAGCTTTTGAGAGAGTTCATGTCTGAACAAATGAGTAGTCGTACATCCTAGCGtgtttatttttggaaaacGGAGAACCAAGAATTCAGGAAGGTTGAAGTCTTGCAGCCTAGCTTTGCTGTAACAATCATGACTTGATAGTAGGAAAAGTTCGTGGTTTTCGAGGATACTTAAATATCATGTTCAGCAACTGTTGGTTGAAGCAAGAAAATGGAATGAAAATTTGGCGCCCTCTTCTTTCTGTGCTGATCCAGTAAATATTTGTGGTCACTAATTTAGATTGACTGTTTTCATTTTGGGACttatttttctgtattgtacACGGTAAGGACTACGATTTATGTTATAAAGGTACATGGAAAAAGTATATCTTTAGGTCTAGGGCCTTGCCCTTGTTTAGGACATGGTTGGATTGACCCATTCATGCCGCCAGCAGCTGTCCATCACAAATTGTGTTGAACCAAACCAGTCCCCAAACAAGTTTGATCTGTTTGCCAAAGGCTGTTGGCATATTTATTCTGGTAATTTAGAGGGTTAATTTATAACTCAGCCATTTCTTTTATGCCTACAATCTAATTTAGCAATGAAAGCCATGCAAAAGTTGGCCATAACACAGTTTAGCTGATTTGAAAATCCTATGGCAGTGATTAATGGCCCAAGTTTGAATAACGAAAGGAAAAGGAAGCAGCCAGAGTTGTGTCCTgcaatttttgtgaaaaatgaTGGTATCAGCGTGtctatattatttttattagatagcttgatatacaacTGGACCTATTTCTACCAACTTAAACTTTTGGGACAATTGATAACTTAAACTTTTAGGTTGAAGCCGTTGTGTTTGTATTTGTTCCCTGCTTGCATTATGCTTCTTCTCTTTGCTTTCTATTGTACTCTTATGAACGGAGGTTCACATCTCCATGTGTAAAATGGGATTGCACATGTAGGAGAAGGGTATTGGATAGCTTGATATGCAATGTTGGGTTCACTTTGTAATAACTTAAGCTTTTTAGACAATTAGTAGCTTAACAGTAGCTGTGTCCCCCCGCTGCTTTGGCAAAAAGGGCTCTCTTGCTGTCATGCTATATCTTCCAACCAACAGCTGTTTGCTAGTTGCAACTCTTTTCTGGAAATCATAAACGGGCATGACAGCTCTTGATCAACTGTCTTTGCCTACTACAATCCCCACAAGGGGGCTTCAATCCATTATAGTTGGTGTAGTATTGCAATTTTGTGTTGATCAATATCTGATCAACATCATGTCTTAACAGCAGATTATGTCTCAACGAGTTCTAAAACTTGAACACAAAGGGCCTGATACGACCATCTAATTGCAACATCTCCTCTCTTTTGTCATTTTAAAGAGCTATTCGAAGTTGGTTCGTGTATAGTTCATTAAAAACACATTTGAGCTAGTAATACCGACTTGAAATTGGGAACAAATTTGCTAGAATTAAACGATAAGAACAACTGAACTGTCACATTCTTGGTAAGCACATCATGATCTCATGATTAGGCAATTCATTTTGTTGTTAACAAGATTAGACAAGGTTTATTGAAACAGGTGCTAAcaaggggtttggccaagtgggcATAAGAAAGCTAATAAATATTTGTCTTTCACAAGGGCGCATGTTTTGAATTCtacggaggccaaacattctaAACCTTGGGGCTGTCAGAGGAGTTGCCTGATCGTTAACTTTAgggtcccaaaattagtcgagggcACGCAAGCTTGCCTAGACCTATGGTTAAAAAAAACAGGTGCTAACTATTGGTATTTTTTGGACACATCTATCAggcaaaataagaaataagaaaataccGACCATTAGCCACTAGCAATAAATtagtgtaatgatgatgaaaCATTATGAGTAATCATCAGGCATGCTTATGTATAGTCATAAAGATAATGTATGATATCACAAATAACTACTTTTATAACCAAGTAACATCATACTCCATTTGATTTGAATTAGTTTCTTAGCGGCAAAATATTTTAGTTGACGTGTGCGTAAGTTGATTGAGATACccgattattaaaaaaaagtgcTCTTATTGCAACATATGAAGGTTGCACAACTTCAAGGGGTTTGTTCAAATGAGCATGAGAAAATAAATAGTAAGTCAGTCTTTGTCTTCCATGAGGTTGCATGTTTGAATTCCATAGAAGCCAAACAATTCAACCCTTGGGGCCATTGGAGGGCTTATTTGGTCGATAACTTCAAGGTCCCAAAATTAGTCTAGGCGTGCACAAGGGTTGCTGTTATTGCAACGCATTGGGCCCTTTGACTCGTGCCAAAAAGATAGAGCCAAAAAATATTTCCATTGCATTACAAGACACTAGTTCCAAGACAATGTGTCAACTTTGGATATATGTTATTCTAGGATTTTGATTAGTAGATGATCAGCATACAATAGTCACCACTAGTATTTGATCTTGTCATTTAACTGCTCATGTCATGTTCACACCTAATTCTCTAAATTAGGTCATTGAGGTATTTAGGTATCGAGGTATAGGGATGGATTtgacttaaaaaaaagaagaagaatgaattGTATAATTGGATGGATATTTCCAATTTTGGAAACAAATTTGACCAGTggccaattttgattttttgggctCTACTCTGAAACCACgttgattatttaaattttttatgttgtaGAGCTCATTGAGAACACCAATATTGGAGGTTCAATTGATTAGGATTCATTTAAACTAATTTCGAAgcacatttatcttgaaaaaaaaaaagttgggcaCTCTAAATCGAAACTCATTTATGTCATGTTTAACATGCAATGActatttgtttttcattatgTAATTAATGTGATTTCCAGTAAAGTTAAGCCTCTCgacaaactttacaaaataagCGATTCTGATTAGTAATTTGAGCTCACGATGAGgcaaaaaataacataaattagAACagtccaatttttccaattctTGAGTGGACGGTCCTAAGATAGCTTAAAAAGATTTTCCaatttgcaaaacaaaaatttaaacgATAGTGATTTACGCACTCCCTTTTTTAATAACTGCACTTTTTTGTCTTCTGATGAGAAAATACACACAAGAGTttcactaaaaaacaaaaaattagttctttttattaaaaaatagtgtgaaaatcatttttcaaacttaaaaagaatATATTTCgtccaaaaaatcaaatacttTCATAAACTAAAACAATTCATTAATACTATCCGAGTAACTTGCagaaaaaagtttgaacttttttcaagaaaacatattttattttgaaattctttATTTACGGCCGGAttgttttttttagtactcCATCTTCGTGTATATAAACCCGCACAGCCTGCGAGTTTTTAAGACAAGAATGGAGTGCAAGCTACCTGAGGCTTCTGAGTCCATAAACTTCACTTTTGCCCGCCGGAAAGAGAACATCTCGAATTCCTGGAGTTCAGTAACTCTTTCAACCATCTTGGTCTGAAAAACTAAGGTGTTGTTTTCGCTCCCAaaactcctctttttttttttgtttcatctaGTTGATCATTATTGCTGGCATGAAAGTTGAGAAGTGAAATTTGACTGTGTTTGTGTTAGCTCTGTACCCaagttctctttctttctcaaccccaaggggttgTCGACTTGCCTCGACGGGGTTTATCACCCAAGGTCGCATGATCGATTTTCCTCGGCAGCGATTTGTCCTTGAGCCACCTCACCTAACGCAAACGCGCGATGGAAGGGGCTGGAGAGATTAGTCTGATTTATCGAGACACTCAtcttcattacccaaaaaaaaaaaaaaagttctctctctcatgcaacCAACCAGAGGTTACTATCGTTAGTTTTACTATGTGTAGTTTTTCTTCTGATTTTGGGAGCCGTTGCTAACTAGGGAGAACTATAATTTCTTTTGGGAAATGTTGGTTAAAGTCTTAAGGATATATATGTCCACTGTTGTTCATGAATACAAGAgcttgtttgtattttttttttttgaaatatttgccAATAGACCAAGCCGGGGGACCAATTCTGCCATCAACTAGTGGCCCCCTATTAAAGTGAGGAGGAGAAAGTTTCGTCTGGACGAACACAATACAGGAATTGAGAGCACGCGGGTGAGAGTTGAACCAGACCAAAGTCTTTCCTGAGGCTCTTGTTGTCAGGTGGCTAAATCCTGGGGGTTGAGCTTGTTTGTGTTAGGAGTTTGCAGAATCTAAAGTGATACAAGTgcagaaaataaagaaatcgAAACCACAAACGCACAAGAACCACATCTATGTGGTTCTTCCAAGTTGGGATGCGTCGAAGGTCCTTTCGGTTATTTCGCTATGATGAAGATGAATACTTAGGATACGTCTGGCCATGTCTCTGTAACATATAGTTGTGGTCATAAGTTTGATCAATTCTGAAGTACCCTTATAACCAGCAACTTGTGCGACTTAGTGTACGTTACTATGATTATGCCTAATCTAGTAcaggttttgaaattttgaaactgtttaatttattggaaaaaataaaggatTTGATTTCCATTTACTTCGATTAAATGCCCATACAGTTCTGTGAGAAGGAAAACAAGATTTTCTTTTATAGAACGGAAGAGTCAAGAGATAGAGAATAGACATGTTTTGTTCGAGTGTATTGTAGATTATGTGATACACTTTGTAGTCTGTGGGTGTTATTGAAACAGTAGTCAAGATGGTGCAATTCTCGTCTCTCTTCAATGGTTTGGCAAAAAGTATATCGATTAAGAACGGGAAGAAGGATAGGATTGATGTTGGAAGAGAAGCTGCAGATGTGTTGGCTAAGGAAGCGAGAAAGAATGAATTGATGTTGAGTTCTCCAGGCATTGTGAATGGCGAAGGGTCCAATAATTTTGCCTCAGTTTTCTCTAAAAGGGGGCAGAAAGGAATGAATCAAGATTGCTTTGTTGTTTGGGAGGTAAACCACGTGTTAAGTTTGCAATTAGTTTTTGCATTATAATTCCAAATGAAAACAGATTTTTTTAGGTATTACAGGAGAAGTCCTGACAAAACCCTTGTATGGCTACTTTGATTTCTCGATAAAGAGAAGTATGACCTGCAGTTGTTCGAATACTCATGTAAAGATTCATTGTGAACCTCGACGGGAGCTTCTCCTGGAGAAATAACATGTTGATCTAGTTGTCACCGGAGACTATCTACATCGATTTTCTTATTTCAATAAGCTCCGATTCGTACAATACGACAAAGAagagtttcttttctttttttatataatatcATTGCAAATCCATGTGGACTAGACCTATTTACCCAGAGTGGTCGGGGATTCTGCTTGTAAATGTGTATAGAGGATTAGAGTCCCCTAAGCATATCTTGAGTTGGCATTTGTACTGGTTGCTTCAATTCTAACTAGAAAATATAAACGGTGGTATTGTGCTAGGAGTTTGGATGCCAAGAAGACATGACCTTTTGTGGGATTTTTGATGGGCATGGACCATGGGGTCATGTGGTTGCCAAACGGGTTAGGAAATTGATGCCATCTTCTTTGCTGTGCAATTGGCAAGAAACTCTTGCGCTAAATCCTCTTGAGCTTTACTCTGAAAAGGACCTGGACAGAAGAAGCCTTCATCAATTTGCCATATGGAAGCAATCTTACTTGAGGACTTTTTCTGCCATCGATCAAGATCTAGAGCAGCATCCAAGTATTGATTCATTTCACAGTGGTACAACAGCTTTGACAATTGTTAGACAGGTAACGATTTTATTGACAATGATAAGTGGCGTAATATTTTTGGACAAGTACGGTAGATGCTAGAGCGGGCAACTTTAATGTTTGGTTGTAGTTTCCAGAATCACCAGTTGCACATATTCAGCTGTTGCACATATTTACTACTGTAATATCTAACTGAAAGTGGCTTTAGAAAATTGGGAAatatctttttaatttcttctcCCAAAATGGGTGGAAGACAAGTTTCACGAACTGTCAGCCAAACAAATTTCTGGAAAGTGGTCTGCATAACTGAGATTGTGGATTACAACcataaaaatctttttcttgCAGTTTTGGATACAAAATTATGCTTCGAGTTTTCTGTTACTTGTATTTTCATATTCTTGGTCATTGTATGCGTTCAAGCCAAGATACAATTCTAATACAAGTGTGCTGATGTTTTTGTGATCCATGTTACTTAGGGTGACCTCATTGTTTTAGCTAATATTGGCGATTCTCGGGCTGTTTTGGCAACCATTTCTGATGATGGCATCTTGGTACCAGTTCAGCTTACAGTAGACCTCAAACCCAATTTGCCTCGtaagagctctctctctctctctttctcattgCAGTGTGCCCGCACATTTCATGCTTTTAATTGTTTGGCTAAGGATTTTACTTCATGCATACAGAGGAGATTGAAAGGATAAAACAACGCAAAGGAAGGATATTATCTTCGGAGGATGAACCGGGTGTATACAGAGTCTGGTTACCAAGTGGGGAAACACCGAGTGGTCCAGGACTAGCAATATCAAGAGCCTTTGGCGACTATTACATCAAGGGCTTTGGCCTTATTTCTGAGCCCGAAGTTACACAAAGACAAATAACATGCAGAGACCAATTCGCTATATTGGCAACTGATGGGGTATGCATTTTTTTCTATTATGATTCGAAAATATAATTGATCACTCAAATATCAAAATGCTACTTTTATAATTGGTTTGCTGCGGTTACTCGGCTAATGAATTTGAGATGATGAGAGAGTATGCTAGGCTTAAAAGAACATATTAATCAAACATCCGGTATTTTTCCATGACTATTTCACAGAGTCATTTAAGTTTTGTGGAGGTAccaaccaaacactggttcCTGACAATCAACagaaattttgaggaagaaacCAAGTATATGGAGTGAAGTATTGATACTAGATCCAGCTGATTAATTCAGCGATGCAACACGTCATTGTGCTGACCAATGTTGTTTACGTATGCATCCCACGTTATACTTGAAAGGGTTGGAGGCCCTACACATAACCCATAGAGCTAATGCTTAATGGCTACTGGGATAGTCCCACCTCCAAAATAGTAGTGATATCTTAAAACAGTTCACATGCGcgcgcgcagagagagagagaaattcatgTTACTAGTTGATGGGACTTTATATGATTTGTTGTATTGATGCTAGCCGTCAAGATATGCAAGGATGGTCTCTAATTGTATGTTTTCGCATTTGTGTTTGTGTCATTTTCTTGGAGGAATGATTGATGTTTTGATATTGGTTATGGACATCATCTTTGGTTATCCAGGTATGGGATGTCATATCCAATCAACAAGCCGTGGAGATAGTCTCCTCGTCGCCCAGAAGGGAAGAATCGGCCGAAAGATTAGTTGCCCATGCAGTTCGTGCGTGGAAACGGAAGAGACCAGGTCTTGCGATGGACGATATATCTGCTATCTGCCTTTTCTTTCACTCTTCTTCACCCTCTCCATCACCCAACCCTATCAAGGTCCCGTAGCAGGCTAGCATGAGAAAAAACTGAGAAAGAAGTGTGGAGTTCACTTATTCTCTCATCGACATTCGTCGTACATTCTGTACATAAAATGAATATTGTTGGGTGACAAGCTTATGGGAGGCCATTCTCCATTTCtgtctgtatatatatatatttgtaggaAACAAGTGAAAATGtcccaaaaaagaaaggatcAATATGTGTTTTGCATCTTCTTGTTGACTTGTGGAGGGTTCCCCACTCTATTATCAATCTGTAatatcatccatctcaaattgCATATCTTTACAAGTAGTATAATTTTGTTTGTCCAAGTTGGCAAGATGGCAATCAGGAGGAAATCTGGAGATTATGGTTGTTTTCATGAGAGAATCCTGGATAGTGGAAAAgtgtgttttttctttctttctttctttcctttttcttttttctttttttttaaaaaaaaatgtattttttagtAATAGAATATTGaacctttcattttcttttctgttttctcttTTATATGTTGactaacaaaaaggaaaatgtgTGAAACCACAGTTTTGCCTGTCCAAACAAAGATTATGGGAAAACATAATTTTTCCGTTGACAACCAATAAGTTATACAGTACTATTTCATATCACATGAGAGACCATCgtagattttgatttttcttttaacgTGTTATTTTATTCACCCATTCAAAAGAGGATGATCATTTAGTCGTCCAGTGTAGTGTCATTTCGAGTGAGTACGCTAACACTAATGTCTAATGCTATGCTTGGAACTAGGGCCGTAAACGAACCATGAAGCTTGCGAGCTCGGCTCAGTTCGttttgagctcgagtttttggctcgtttagtaaacgaactcggctcgttcgacaaaagctcggctcgattaaagaggctcgtttagtaaatggcTAAACTTGGCTCATTATGCGCTCGACTCGTTAAGGTTTGACCCGAGCTCGAACTCA
Coding sequences:
- the LOC131324558 gene encoding CST complex subunit TEN1; the protein is MASSAINSGALVALQELNSASPHFKQGASLRVTGRLQEYSVENAAALIIDGSGTLKIDTQHLNLNLRLGSIYQFIGELLIQPNNEAILKARVGRNVDGIDLNLYYQSLKLLREFMSEQMSSRTS
- the LOC131324559 gene encoding probable protein phosphatase 2C 34, translating into MVQFSSLFNGLAKSISIKNGKKDRIDVGREAADVLAKEARKNELMLSSPGIVNGEGSNNFASVFSKRGQKGMNQDCFVVWEEFGCQEDMTFCGIFDGHGPWGHVVAKRVRKLMPSSLLCNWQETLALNPLELYSEKDLDRRSLHQFAIWKQSYLRTFSAIDQDLEQHPSIDSFHSGTTALTIVRQGDLIVLANIGDSRAVLATISDDGILVPVQLTVDLKPNLPQEIERIKQRKGRILSSEDEPGVYRVWLPSGETPSGPGLAISRAFGDYYIKGFGLISEPEVTQRQITCRDQFAILATDGVWDVISNQQAVEIVSSSPRREESAERLVAHAVRAWKRKRPGLAMDDISAICLFFHSSSPSPSPNPIKVP